The Anopheles merus strain MAF chromosome 2L, AmerM5.1, whole genome shotgun sequence genome has a segment encoding these proteins:
- the LOC121592594 gene encoding uncharacterized protein LOC121592594: protein MESQRILSSPSNGDDTETDSISCYVVDAAELPPADSTGCATAGIVNVQYRLEAGSDSHLRKGLNRISSDSASTYELVDAGSPQSPAASDTSDGHGMDGDDDDDGEEDDEEEEEEDEMWSNIVRINNATVATVAELAAANEVEEGEMLVNEIEYEVQEASGAGALDHEAPDGGAAAELLQRKRYDLARSSTKEEKQRHNEEIVIMKSNSLSDTTMLADGGHSPWEPGDVEDGTGPDGAEPVEELLEEDDRKQGGMLAQPAPSFGGPSKPCFIDASSLFDDDEVVYPSFQEIAPPAPLPNCRPVRSEAEGAESAGSIQLATILCDDEKLRATAAAEKITIKPVEVKDQFAAGPSNDYLACKLKLAEPPNQRELLPEVPSTNGSEIDRDEVLARQEAERKQGTFLFQHSIQQYSGHLLDASLQFAPEETYSDLSLPSVYSSSSEPNYGEYSSLTISDSQRYSLGGCSSVVGAGDERASGRLDSLRGGTSTSGYNSSSADYNSRTQATSDVESASHHYPPSTPFNSIVHVTSAASVPSALATNRAVQELSEDTGNETSRASSVDRESHSTPIRIPKRLQKHDESAPIVSGGASIEDFTPRQCESPSVRRRTDTCPIVSGGSISFDEPEERTAARQLSKSGSGKSWVVDLKNCPDDAKTAAAAAASFEASSAVHSGLEQSGQRSLGFFVDLGSLKTPEEEKSITVVNSRPRTARTELMKKSTGFYIDLSDDGSESARSATPKLSGGRMETPPPSASALTGSSRGESEEKQTAAAPDRKNMFSMFIDFGNDNGGGNSSNSASMNGKPTMPRKLSMPQPLLANGKESVRPSSLGPAVGDESSNSKSYYMFVGPADGPPSVMRRAHASTTANGGASGSSAARNESKRHSWNTTIGESAAGGFHERRIASGSAYQRSTSVTSDRGIMNILDKIPLLSKTSSMSIDSSVSPFEDFTCSKSELSTCSNHSVSSNSAHSSNESKVSPKDGTHEGRPMEAPADGGAMVSSARKKRKDAKINETFDKSSQGSITDGILSSNEDASPTSTTTDTDDVTFQNNPAEEEALLAGLQQPAVGKESSQPLGEPIKLSAITSSNSSSSTTTTTKQMETIVETVECSPRHTARSKPQHTMETLHATIEKQKQLLETVSENVESHASTTTSSFVKLSDMDKPPTAVSQLTTTTKFELHSSGGGGGGSGGSGSGSNMSNSAGSSRVARLFECQKYNTIGSAIGASSQAMRQHQQQQQKASNYYHSNGGATSMERHSWNMSRSTGNNFVSLISSSVENSRSLSRLFPHLSKAFSSSLPSDVGMNGRNGQDGSEMMQSDFSCTSSITSSRSGIESIDESISSRQPRRLGEDLLKMFLQEIATDVTIEVEARKMRAHKCILRSRCQYFAAILAGSWVQNAGNVIALPGYSYAAVHFALCHIYSGASHPPEGISLMELAALSDLLGLEGLKEVTAYALKTNYCHNFHKPCVGCMDGVLQVLPVTLNHGLDDLYRKCLKWVCRHYVKLWSQKQFAQLPLDVVHRCRQQIVAHLSSESVLTTILDSEQLLTLLHPYKWSVEVENVVRDILETAYDYIADHFASLLASDAFLSLGQNYRWAIPHLEPVLLPAANNLSPDQACKSYPRATRLQKLLQAKVLTMTTTTSSTPMSSSDNTNVVNVYDKQAKAADGAGRKDYNLQEEEMDWCDEFVGMVNAILSAVEQCLIRQCARAMRVSSWQRMDVELRNKIQKLACLMETADERKSRSRYSYSSQTSSSSSVHSRTNDMRQVRLAIQAHNKRALENGQSQHHHSHSNRTQQTQTINTHQNELNAALLSSHKLAKHYATHEAAMAVPAVVERERTKQQQPNHATENGRISKTASKSHVPEPGKKASIAHSSSNGRQAANGIRMGVLSKASSGGGAPLTLASHKRSQSEDHANLKPSAGSIKPEPMQNLRTKLSNVKPRYLEPKKPKNAANLHAQNNISSSGSSTRTSSPAMGHRKGTAKLQHPNHHPGHESNLSLDSLSSPAKLKGANAANAKLAPRATVGEMDVSIDSLAESMKSHSLKTSNTLSHESLIYQEYFKPKVINSIDQQQQQQQPPPVKNGFVKDKDHHREKRPGSGKSIGGGGVLTARPLPGGIKANHSSSSIPSAVSVRTNGINRTASLASVGSNGGSGGLVKRSFLSQRSREILARRTHEPKSNSTNSSNKSAASSPSLLLTRDKSTGSDITKSGSSASLTTPNAGGRKVFNTTLHLRRTAKLPDGTAPATGASNNRASTGSQERKTEKHTAKGGASQRTRAAGGSHVVADSRASLKGGAALENNSAPAVGDNGLVHAPMIVERVESKLERSNTFSIDASDNPLILQMME from the exons ATGGAATCCCAACGAATACTGTCCTCCCCGTCGAACGGCGATGACACGGAAACCGATTCGATCAGCTGTTACGTGGTCGATGCCGCCGAACTGCCACCCGCCGACAGCACAGGCTGTGCCACCGCTGGCATCGTGAACGTACAGTACCGGCTCGAGGCCGGCTCGGACAGCCATTTGCGCAAGGGGCTGAACCGCATCTCGAGCGATTCGGCGTCCACGTACGAGCTGGTGGACGCCGGCAGCCCCCAGTCACCGGCCGCATCCGACACGAGCGACGGCCACGGCATGGAcggtgatgatgacgacgatggggaagaggacgacgaggaggaggaggaggaggacgagatGTGGAGCAATATTGTGCGCATAAATAATGCTACGGTCGCGACGGTGGCCGAACTGGCGGCTGCAAACGAGGTGGAGGAAGGCGAAATGCTGGTGAATGAAATCGAGTACGAAGTGCAGGAGGCCAGTGGGGCGGGTGCGCTCGACCACGAAGCACCCGACGGTGGTGCCGCCGCCGAGCTGTTGCAGCGCAAACGGTACGATCTCGCCCGCTCTTCCACCAAGGAGGAGAAGCAGCGGCACAACGAGGAAATAGTGATCATGAAATCGAACTCGCTCTCCGACACGACCATGCTGGCCGATGGCGGCCATTCCCCGTGGGAACCGGGTGACGTGGAGGACGGTACCGGGCCGGATGGAGCCGAACCGGTTGAAGAGCTGCTGGAGGAGGACGATCGAAAGCAGGGCGGAATGTTGGCCCAACCGGCTCCGTCCTTCGGCGGTCCCTCCAAACCGTGCTTTATCGATGCGTCTTCACTGTTTGACGACGATGAGGTGGTGTATCCGTCGTTTCAAGAGATCGCTCCTCCCGCCCCACTACCAAACTGCCGGCCCGTGCGGAGTGAGGCGGAGGGTGCCGAAAGCGCGGGCAGCATCCAGCTTGCGACGATCCTATGCGACGACGAGAAGCTACgagcgacggcggcggcggaaaAGATAACCATCAAGCCGGTCGAGGTGAAGGACCAGTTTGCGGCTGGACCGTCGAACGATTATCTAGCATGCAAGCTGAAGCTTGCCGAACCGCCGAACCAACGCGAGCTGCTGCCGGAAGTGCCGTCCACCAACGGCAGCGAGATCGATCGCGACGAGGTGCTGGCACGCCAGGAAGCGGAACGCAAGCAGGGCACCTTTCTCTTCCAGCACTCGATCCAACAGTACTCGGGCCATCTGCTCGACGCTAGCCTGCAGTTTGCGCCGGAAGAAACGTACAGCGATCTGTCGCTGCCGAGCGTGTACTCGTCGAGCAGCGAGCCGAACTACGGCGAGTACAGCTCGCTCACGATCAGCGACAGTCAGCGCTACTCGCTCGGGGGTTGTAGCAGCGTGGTCGGAGCGGGCGACGAGCGTGCGAGCGGACGGCTGGACAGCTTGCGCGGTGGCACGAGCACCAGCGGGTACAACTCCAGCTCGGCCGACTACAACAGCCGCACGCAGGCAACGAGCGACGTGGAGTCGGCCTCGCACCACTACCCTCCCAGCACCCCGTTCAACTCGATCGTGCACGTGACGTCGGCTGCGTCCGTACCATCGGCGCTGGCCACGAACCGGGCGGTACAGGAGCTGAGCGAAGACACCGGCAACGAGACGAGCCGGGCCAGCTCGGTCGACCGGGAATCGCACTCGACGCCAATCCGCATCCCGAAGCGGCTGCAGAAGCACGACGAATCGGCCCCGATCGTGTCGGGCGGCGCATCGATCGAGGACTTTACGCCGCGCCAGTGCGAAAGCCCTTCGGTGCGGCGCCGCACCGACACCTGCCCGATAGTGTCCGGTGGGAGCATTAGCTTTGACGAGCCGGAGGAGCGGACCGCGGCTCGGCAGCTCAGCAAGAGCGGTTCGGGCAAATCGTGGGTCGTCGATCTGAAGAACTGTCCCGATGATGCGaagacggcggcggcggcagcggcatcGTTCGAAGCTTCCTCCGCGGTGCACTCGGGCCTCGAACAGTCGGGCCAGCGGAGCCTCGGTTTTTTCGTCGATTTGGGCAGCCTGAAGACGCCGGAGGAGGAGAAATCGATCACGGTAGTAAACAGCCGGCCGCGCACGGCCCGCACCGAGCTGATGAAGAAATCGACCGGCTTCTACATCGATCTGTCCGACGACGGTAGCGAAAGTGCGCGCAGCGCCACACCCAAGCTGAGCGGTGGGCGGATGGAAACGCCACCACCTTCCGCCTCGGCCCTGACCGGATCGTCCCGGGGCGAATCGGAGGAGAAGCAGACGGCGGCGGCACCCGATCGCAAGAACATGTTTTCGATGTTTATCGACTTTGGCAACGACAATGGTGGcgggaacagcagcaacagcgccAGCATGAACGGGAAACCCACCATGCCACGGAAACTGTCGATGCCGCAACCGCTGCTTGCCAACGGGAAGGAATCGGTACGTCCCAGCAGTCTTGGTCCAGCGGTGGGCGATgaaagcagcaacagcaagtcTTACTACATGTTTGTCGGGCCGGCCGATGGGCCACCGTCAGTGATGCGTCGCGCGCATGCCAGTACGACGGCAAACGGAGGTGCCAGTGGTTCGTCCGCTGCTAGAAACGAATCCAAACGTCACTCCTGGAACACGACCATCGGTGAGAGCGCCGCGGGAGGTTTCCACGAGCGTCGGATCGCCAGTGGCAGCGCCTACCAGCGTTCCACGAGCGTGACGAGCGATCGGGGCATCATGAACATACTGGACAAAATACCGCTGCTCTCCAAAACGTCCAGCATGTCGATCGATTCGTCCGTGTCGCCGTTCGAGGACTTTACCTGCTCCAAGTCGGAGCTGAGCACCTGCTCGAACCACTCGGTATCGTCCAATTCGGCCCACTCGAGCAACGAGTCGAAGGTATCGCCCAAGGACGGTACGCACGAGGGCCGACCGATGGAAGCACCGGCCGACGGTGGGGCGATGGTTTCATCGGCCCGCAAAAAGCGCAAGGATgcaaaaattaacgaaacgtTCGACAAGAGCAGCCAGGGTTCGATCACGGACGGCATACTGTCGTCGAACGAGGACGCCTCCCCGacgtccaccaccaccgacacgGACGACGTCACGTTCCAGAACAATCCGGCCGAGGAGGAGGCACTGCTCGCGGGCCTGCAGCAGCCGGCGGTGGGGAAAGAATCTTCGCAACCGCTCGGGGAACCGATTAAACTGTCCGCGATCactagcagcaacagcagcagcagcaccaccacaaccaccaaacAGATGGAAACGATCGTCGAGACGGTCGAGTGTTCGCCGCGTCATACCGCGCGCAGCAAACCGCAGCACACGATGGAAACGCTGCACGCCACGATCGAGAAGCAGAAGCAGCTGCTCGAAACCGTCTCCGAGAATGTGGAATCGCACGCGTCCACCACGACGTCTTCCTTCGTTAAGCTGTCGGACATGGATAAGCCACCGACCGCGGTGAGTCAGCTCACCACGACCACAAAGTTTGAGCTGCATtcgagcggtggtggtggtggtggtagtgggggcagtggcagcggcagcaacatGTCAAACTCGGCCGGTTCCAGTCGAGTTGCGCGGCTGTTCGAGTGTCAGAAGTACAACACGATCGGGTCGGCGATCGGCGCCAGCAGCCAAGCGATGagacagcaccagcagcagcagcagaaggcaTCCAACTACTATCACTCGAACGGTGGGGCAACGTCGATGGAGCGACACTCGTGGAATATGTCTCGCTCGACTGGCAACAACTTTGTGAGCCTCATCTCCTCGTCGGTGGAAAACTCCCGTTCGCTCAGCCGGCTGTTTCCGCACCTGTCGAAAG CATTTAGCAGCAGTCTTCCGTCGGACGTGGGTATGAACGGGCGCAACGGTCAGGATGGCAGCGAGATGATGCAGTCGGACTTTTCCTGCACCTCCAGCATCACCTCGAGCCGATCCGGTATCG AATCGATCGACGAATCCATCTCGAGCCGGCAGCCGCGCCGCCTCGGTGAGGATCTGCTGAAGATGTTCCTTCAGGAGATTGCCACCGACGTGACGATCGAGGTCGAGGCGCGGAAGATGCGGGCGCACAAGTGCATACTGCGATCGCGTTGCCAGTACTTTGCGGCAATTCTCGCTGGGAGTTGGGTGCAGAATGCGGGCAACGTGATCGCCCTGCCCGGCTACTCGTACGCGGCAGTGCACTTTGCGCTCTGCCACATCTACTCCGGTGCCTCCCATCCGCCGGAGGGCATCAGCCTGATGGAGCTGGCCGCACTGTCCGATCTGCTCGGGCTCGAGGGGCTGAAGGAGGTGACGGCGTACGCGCTGAAAACGAACTACTGTCACAACTTCCACAAG CCTTGCGTCGGCTGTATGGATGGTGTGCTGCAGGTGCTCCCGGTGACGCTAAACCACGGTCTGGACGATCTGTACCGCAAGTGTCTGAAGTGGGTCTGCCGGCACTACGTGAAGCTCTGGTCGCAGAAGCAGTTCGCGCAGCTGCCGCTCGACGTCGTGCACCGCTGCCGGCAGCAGATAGTCGCGCATCTCAGCTCGGAAAGTGTACTTACCACGATACTGGACAGCGAGCAGCTGCTCACCCTGCTGCACCCGTACAAGTGGTCGGTGGAGGTGGAAAACGTGGTGCGCGACATACTCGAGACGGCGTACGACTACATTGCGGACCACTTTGCGTCGCTGCTTGCGAGCGACGCGTTCCTATCGCTCGGCCAAAACTATCGCTGGGCGATACCGCACCTGGAGCCGGTCCTGCTGCCCGCGGCCAACAATCTCAGCCCCGATCAGGCATGCAAAAGCTACCCGCGGGCAACGAGGCTGCAGAAGCTGCTGCAGGCCAAAGTGCTAACCATGACGACGACCACCTCGTCGACGCCCATGTCGTCGAGCGACAACACGAACGTGGTGAACGTGTACGACAAGCAAGCGAAAGCGGCGGACGGTGCCGGCCGGAAGGACTACAACCTGCAGGAGGAGGAGATGGACTGGTGCGACGAGTTTGTGGGCATGGTGAACGCCATCCTGTCCGCGGTGGAACAGTGCCTGATACGGCAGTGCGCCCGGGCCATGCGGGTCAGCTCCTGGCAGCGGATGGATGTGGAGCTGCGCAACAAGATCCAGAAGCTGGCCTGCCTGATGGAGACGGCGGACGAGCGCAAATCGCGCTCGCGCTATTCCTACTCGTCGCAGacgtcctcctcgtcgtcggtGCACTCGCGCACGAACGATATGCGCCAGGTGCGGCTCGCCATACAGGCGCACAACAAGCGGGCGCTGGAGAACGGTCAGTCGCAGCACCACCACAGCCACAGCAACCGCACGCAGCAAACGCAAACGATCAATACTCACCAGAACGAGCTGAACGCGGCGCTGCTGAGTTCACACAAGCTGGCGAAACATTACGCTACGCACGAGGCGGCAATGGCCGTGCCGGCGGTCGTAGAGCGTGAACGtacgaagcagcagcagccgaaccATGCGACGGAAAATGGACGCATTTCGAAAACTGCCTCCAAGAGTCACGTCCCCGAGCCGGGCAAGAAGGCGTCCATTGCGCACTCCAGCAGCAACGGTCGCCAGGCAGCGAACGGCATTCGCATGGGCGTGCTTTCCAAAGCGTCCAGTGGTGGCGGCGCCCCGCTAACACTAGCCTCACACAAACGTTCGCAATCGGAAGATCATGCGAATTTGAAACCGAGCGCCGGCAGCATCAAACCGGAACCTATGCAGAATTTGCGCACCAAGCTGAGCAACGTTAAGCCGCGGTATCTCGAACCAAAGAAGCCGAAAAATGCGGCCAACCTGCACGCGCAGAACAACATTTCGTCGAGCGGCAGCTCCACCAGGACCTCCAGCCCGGCGATGGGCCACCGCAAGGGTACGGCGAAGCTGCAGCACCCGAACCATCACCCCGGCCACGAGTCGAACCTGTCGCTCGACAGCCTGTCCTCGCCGGCCAAGCTGAAGGGCGCGAATGCGGCCAACGCAAAGCTAGCGCCCCGTGCGACCGTGGGCGAGATGGACGTATCGATCGACTCGCTGGCAGAGTCGATGAAATCGCACTCGCTCAAAACTAGCAACACGCTGTCGCACGAGTCGCTTATCTATCAGGAGTACTTCAAGCCGAAGGTGATCAACTCGATcgatcaacagcagcagcaacagcagccaccACCGGTCAAGAATGGGTTCGTAAAGGACAAGGACCATCATCGCGAGAAGCGCCCGGGCAGTGGAAAATCGattggcggtggcggtgtgcTGACCGCGCGCCCACTACCCGGCGGTATTAAAGCGAACCACTCGTCCTCCTCCATCCCGTCGGCGGTGAGCGTACGCACGAACGGCATCAATCGTACCGCTTCGTTGGCCAGCGTCGGCTCGAACGGCGGCAGTGGTGGGCTGGTGAAGCGCAGCTTCCTTTCGCAACGGTCGCGCGAAATTTTGGCCCGCCGCACCCACGAGCCAAAGTCAAACTCGACCAACTCGAGCAACAAATCGGCCGCCTCCTCGCCAAGCCTGCTGCTGACGCGCGACAAGTCAACGGGCAGCGACATCACCAAGTCGGGCTCGTCCGCCTCCCTGACCACCCCGAACGCGGGCGGGCGGAAGGTGTTCAACACGACCCTACATCTGCGCCGCACGGCCAAGCTGCCGGACGGAACGGCACCGGCTACGGGCGCTAGCAACAACCGCGCTTCTACCGGCAGCCAGGAGCGGAAGACGGAAAAACACACCGCAAAGGGAGGAGCTTCACAGCGGACCAGGGCAGCAGGAGGATCGCACGTTGTCGCGGATAGTCGAGCCTCGCTCAAGGGAGGAGCCGCGCTGGAGAATAACAGTGCGCCCGCAGTAGGTGATAATGGACTAGTGCACGCACCGATGATTGTGGAACGGGTCGAGTCGAAGCTGGAGCGCTCGAACACGTTTTCGATCGATGCTTCCGACAATCCGCTGATACTGCAAATGATGGAGTAA
- the LOC121592596 gene encoding hexamerin-1.1, with the protein MKLLILAVAISLAVLASGSYVPSTKFEAKYADKEFLFKQKFFFEVLRNIHLPLKYDEYIPYTKTWVSDETKYNDFTQVAEFFDWYKTGAFLEKGELFSIYNEQYLRQTYAVFTFLYNSADWDTYYKNMIWARDNINEGMFIYVLHLTVMHRPDLQGIVLPAIYEIYPYYFFNTDVIRTINYKKLYDPKFGFYGNGKYNVVYANYTATYPMDYYNNFYTEEYLNYYTEDIGLNAYYYYFMMDYSFFLGGDKFGLIKDRRGELYWYMHQMLIARYNLERMSNYMGTVKPLVWRFPLKTGYFSLLSYWNGVPFKSRDYNYMISDESYYKLDWINAWEAKIRKIIEDGFFVKEDGTRINLRLPESVEFFGNLLNSNVDSVDANYVGYIEVFSRLLLSGNDFNAYKVWPSALMQFETSLRDPVFYQLYERFMDLYYYFKRFLPSYTYEELNFNGVVIKDVTFDKLMTYFDYFDSDVSNVLPMQSADKYFDYAVFARQRRLNHKPFSYTMNVMSDYTGKAIIRAFVGPKFDRFFDLQFYKKYFFEIDQYLVDFTAGKNTFVRNSRDFYWSVKDRTMYTDLYKKIMLGYNGQEKFALDMSEAHCGFPDRLILPKGWTSGMPMQFYFIITPYTAKTYEQGYQYDKTFTCGVESGMRFYDSLPFGYPFDRVINFNYFYTKNMYFKDVFIFHTEEMKMNQTY; encoded by the exons ATGAAGCTCCTCATCCTGGCGGTGGCGATCTCCCTGGCAGTTCTTGCCAGTGGATCTTACGTTCCAAGCACCAAGTTCGAAGCGAAATATG CCGACAAGGAGTTCTTGTTCAAGCAGAAGTTCTTCTTCGAAGTGCTCCGCAACATTCACCTGCCGCTCAAGTATGACGAATACATCCCGTACACCAAGACCTGGGTGTCTGATGAGACCAAGTACAAC GACTTTACTCAAGTGGCCGAGTTCTTTGACTGGTACAAGACTGGCGCCTTCCTAGAGAAGGGCGAGCTCTTCTCCATCTACAACGAGCAGTACCTGCGCCAGACCTACGCTGTGTTCACCTTCCTGTACAACAGCGCCGACTGGGACACGTACTACAAGAACATGATCTGGGCCCGTGACAACATCAACGAGGGCATGTTCATCTACGTGCTGCATCTGACCGTGATGCACCGACCGGACCTGCAGGGCATCGTTCTGCCAGCCATCTACGAGATCTACCCGTACTACTTCTTCAACACCGATGTGATCCGCACCATAAATTACAAGAAGCTGTACGATCCCAAGTTCGGTTTCTATGGCAACGGCAAGTACAACGTCGTGTACGCTAACTACACCGCTACCTACCCGATGGACTACTACAACAACTTCTACACCGAGGAGTACCTCAACTACTACACCGAGGATATTGGTCTGAATgcgtactactactacttcatGATGGACTACTCGTTCTTCCTGGGTGGTGACAAGTTCGGACTGATCAAGgaccgtcgtggagagctgtACTGGTACATGCACCAGATGCTGATCGCCCGCTACAACCTGGAGCGTATGTCCAACTACATGGGTACGGTCAAGCCGCTGGTCTGGCGCTTCCCGCTTAAGACTGGATACTTCTCGCTGCTCAGCTACTGGAACGGAGTGCCGTTCAAGAGCCGTGACTACAACTACATGATCTCGGACGAGTCGTACTATAAGCTGGACTGGATCAACGCCTGGGAGGCGAAGATCCGCAAGATCATTGAGGATGGATTCTTCGTCAAGGAAGATGGCACCCGCATTAACCTCCGTCTGCCGGAGTCGGTCGAGTTCTTCGGAAACCTGCTCAACTCCAACGTTGACAGTGTGGATGCCAACTACGTCGGCTACATCGAGGTGTTCTCTCGCCTGCTGCTCTCCGGAAACGACTTCAATGCCTACAAGGTTTGGCCGTCGGCACTGATGCAGTTCGAGACGAGCCTGCGCGACCCGGTCTTCTACCAGCTGTACGAGCGCTTCATGGATCTGTACTACTACTTCAAGCGTTTCCTGCCAAGCTACACTTACGAGGAGCTCAACTTCAACGGTGTCGTCATCAAGGATGTCACCTTCGACAAGCTGATGACCTACTTCGACTACTTCGACTCGGATGTCTCCAACGTTCTGCCCATGCAGTCGGCTGACAAGTACTTCGACTATGCCGTGTTCGCACGCCAGCGTCGCCTCAACCACAAGCCGTTCAGCTACACCATGAACGTCATGTCGGACTATACCGGCAAGGCCATCATTCGCGCGTTCGTCGGACCCAAGTTCGATCGCTTCTTCGATCTCCAGTTCTACAAGAAGTACTTCTTCGAGATTGACCAGTATCTGGTCGACTTCACCGCCGGAAAGAACACCTTCGTGCGTAACTCGCGCGACTTCTACTGGAGCGTCAAGGATCGTACCATGTACACCGACCTCTACAAGAAGATCATGCTCGGATACAACGGACAGGAGAAGTTCGCCCTGGACATGTCAGAGGCCCACTGTGGATTCCCGGATCGTCTGATCTTACCGAAGGGCTGGACCAGCGGTATGCCGATGCAGTTCTACTTCATCATCACGCCGTACACGGCCAAGACCTACGAGCAGGGCTACCAGTACGACAAGACCTTCACTTGCGGCGTCGAGTCGGGAATGCGATTCTACGACAGCCTGCCGTTCGGATATCCGTTCGATCGCGTCATCAACTTCAACTACTTCTACACCAAGAACATGTACTTCAAGGACGTGTTCATCTTCCACACCGAAGAGATGAAAATGAACCAGACCTACTAA
- the LOC121594472 gene encoding hexamerin-1.1-like has protein sequence MKLLILAVAISLAVLVSGSYVPSTKFEAKYADKEFLFKQKFFFEVLRNIHLPLKYDEYIPYTKTWVSDETKYNDFTQVAEFFDWYKTGAFLEKGELFSIYNEQYLRQTYAVFTFLYNSADWDTYYKNMIWARDNINEGMFIYVLHLTVMHRPDLQGIVLPAIYEIYPYYFFNTDVIRTINYKKLYDPKFGFYGNGKYNVVYANYTATYPMDYYNNFYTEEYLNYYTEDIGLNAYYYYFMMDYSFFLGGDKFGLIKDRRGELYWYMHQMLIARYNLERMSNYMGTVKPLVWRFPLKTGYFSLLSYWNGVPFKSRDYNYMISDESYYKLDWINGWEAKIRKIIEDGFFVMEDGTRINLRLPESVEFFGNLLNSNVDSVDANYVGYIEVFSRLLLSGNDFNAYKVWPSALMQFETSLRDPVFYQLYERFMDLYYYFKRFLPSYTYEELNFNGVVIKDVTFDKLMTYFDYFDSDVSNVLPMQSADKYFDYAVFARQRRLNHKPFSYTMNVMSDYTGKAIIRAFVGPKFDRFFDLQFYKKYFFEIDQYLVDFTAGKNTFVRNSRDFYWSVKDRTMYTDLYKKIMLGYNGQEKFALDMSEAHCGFPDRLILPKGWTSGMPMQFYFIITPYTAKTYEQGYQYDKTFTCGVESGMRFYDSLPFGYPFDRVINFNYFYTKNMYFKDVFIFHNDEMKMNQTY, from the exons ATGAAGCTCCTGATCCTGGCGGTGGCGATCTCCCTGGCAGTTCTTGTCAGTGGATCTTACGTTCCAAGCACCAAGTTCGAAGCGAAATATG CCGACAAGGAGTTCTTGTTCAAGCAGAAGTTCTTCTTCGAAGTGCTCCGCAACATTCACCTGCCGCTCAAGTATGACGAATACATCCCGTACACCAAGACCTGGGTGTCTGATGAGACCAAGTACAAC GACTTTACTCAAGTGGCCGAGTTCTTTGACTGGTACAAGACTGGCGCCTTCCTAGAGAAGGGCGAGCTCTTCTCCATCTACAACGAGCAGTACCTGCGCCAGACCTACGCTGTGTTCACCTTCCTGTACAACAGCGCCGACTGGGACACGTACTACAAGAACATGATCTGGGCCCGTGACAACATCAACGAGGGCATGTTCATCTACGTGCTGCATCTGACCGTGATGCACCGACCGGACCTGCAGGGCATCGTTCTGCCAGCCATCTATGAGATCTACCCGTACTACTTCTTCAACACCGATGTGATCCGCACCATCAACTACAAGAAGCTGTACGATCCCAAGTTCGGTTTCTATGGCAACGGCAAGTACAACGTCGTGTACGCTAACTACACCGCTACCTACCCGATGGACTACTACAACAACTTCTACACCGAGGAGTACCTCAACTACTACACCGAGGATATTGGTCTGAACgcgtactactactacttcatGATGGACTACTCGTTCTTCCTGGGTGGTGACAAGTTCGGACTGATCAAGgaccgtcgtggagagctgtACTGGTACATGCACCAGATGCTGATCGCCCGCTACAACCTGGAGCGTATGTCCAACTACATGGGTACGGTCAAGCCGCTAGTCTGGCGCTTCCCGCTTAAGACTGGATACTTCTCGCTGCTCAGCTACTGGAACGGAGTGCCGTTCAAGAGCCGTGACTACAACTACATGATCTCGGACGAGTCGTACTACAAGCTGGACTGGATCAACGGCTGGGAGGCGAAGATCCGCAAGATCATTGAAGATGGATTCTTTGTCATGGAAGATGGCACCCGCATCAACCTCCGTCTGCCGGAGTCAGTCGAGTTCTTCGGAAACCTGCTTAACTCCAACGTTGACAGTGTGGATGCCAACTACGTCGGCTACATTGAGGTGTTCTCTCGCCTGCTGCTCTCCGGAAACGACTTCAATGCCTACAAGGTTTGGCCGTCGGCACTGATGCAGTTCGAGACGAGCCTGCGCGACCCGGTCTTCTACCAGCTGTACGAGCGCTTCATGGATCTGTACTACTACTTCAAGCGTTTCCTGCCAAGCTACACTTACGAGGAGCTCAACTTCAACGGTGTCGTCATCAAGGATGTCACCTTCGACAAGCTGATGACCTACTTCGACTACTTCGACTCGGATGTCTCCAACGTTCTGCCCATGCAGTCGGCTGACAAGTACTTCGACTATGCCGTGTTCGCACGCCAGCGTCGCCTCAACCACAAGCCGTTCAGCTACACCATGAACGTCATGTCGGACTATACCGGCAAGGCCATCATTCGCGCGTTCGTCGGACCCAAGTTCGATCGCTTCTTCGATCTCCAGTTCTACAAGAAGTACTTCTTCGAGATTGACCAGTATCTGGTCGACTTCACCGCCGGAAAGAACACCTTCGTGCGTAACTCGCGCGACTTCTACTGGAGCGTCAAGGATCGTACCATGTACACCGACCTCTACAAGAAGATCATGCTCGGATACAACGGACAGGAGAAGTTCGCCCTGGACATGTCAGAGGCCCACTGTGGATTCCCGGATCGTCTGATCTTACCGAAGGGCTGGACCAGCGGTATGCCGATGCAGTTCTACTTCATCATCACGCCGTACACGGCCAAGACCTACGAGCAGGGCTACCAGTACGACAAGACCTTCACTTGCGGCGTCGAGTCGGGAATGCGATTCTACGACAGCCTGCCGTTCGGATATCCGTTCGATCGCGTGATCAACTTCAACTACTTCTACACCAAGAACATGTACTTCAAGGATGTGTTCATCTTCCACAATGATGAGATGAAAATGAACCAGACCTACTAA